The Halostagnicola larsenii XH-48 region ATCGGTGCTCGGCGCGAAGAACGTCAAGGCGATCACCTTCGACGGCGAGTCGACCCGCGACGTCGAGATTCCCTCGATGCAGATGGACGTCCACCGCGAGGCCGCCCAGTCGGATCACATCATGAAAGAGCAGGGGACGACCTCGGTGACCGAGTACGCGAACATGGTCGAAGCGCTCCCGACGCACTACTTTTCGGAACTTTCCTTCGACGGCGTCGAGGGGATCAGCGGCGACGCCGTCGCGGAGAAGAAATACCAGAAGGGGACCTGCTCTTCGTGTGCGTTCGCCTGCAAACTGCCGACCAGAGACGAGGAAAGCGGTCTCGAGACCGAAGGGCCGGAGTACGAAACCGTCATGGCCTTCGGCTCGAACTCGGGCGTCGACGACATCGTCGACGTGATGCAATCGAACAAACTGTGCGACGAACTCGGACTGGACACCATCTCCTGTGGCGACGCCGTCGCCGCCTACCTCGAGAGCGAAGACGAGTTCGGCAACGTCGAGTTGATCCACGACCTCGTCGAGAAAATCGCCCATAGAGAGGGGATCGGCGACACGCTCGCGGAGGGCGTCGATCGGTTCCACGACGATCTCGGCGTCGAGAACTGGAGCGTCAAAGGCATGGAGTTTCCCGCCCACGACGGCCGAACGCTCCACGGACAGGGCCTCTCCTTTGCGACCTCTAACCGCGGTGCGGACCACATGTACGCCGAGTTCTACCCGCTCGAGTACCCCCTCGTCGACGCCGAGAAAGCATTCGAGAAGGAAGGATTCGACGGCAAACCGCCGAAGGTCGTCGAGAAAGAAAACATCAACGCGATCAAAGACAGCGCCGTCATCTGCAAGTTCTCCCGTGACTTCCTGTCCGAAGAACGCTTCGAGACGCTGCTCGAGGCCGACTACGAGACGCTGCTCGAGACCGGCGGCCGGATCGTCACCCTCGAGCGCCACTTCAACAACCAGCGCGGGTTCGACAGGGACGACGACGCGCTTCCGTACGACCTCTCGGATTTTCAGGACGCGCTCACGGAGTACTACGGCGAACGCGGCTGGAACGACGATGGAACCGTTCCGGCGGAGCAAATCGGCAATGCGTCCGCTGGCAGCTGATTCCGGTGCGCCTTCGACATCTGGTTCACGGAACCACGAGCGGTGCGGTTCGGGACACGCCCATCGCTGTCGTCTCCTCGAACGACTCACCCCTCGCGGCCGTCAGCTTCGTAGGCCTCGAGCGAACGGCGTGCGTAGCGGTAGCCGAGCCAGCCGAACCCACCGCTACAGGCCCCGGTTGCGACGACCGCAGCTGTGACGGCGGCCGTGGAACCCGCAAGCTCACCGAAACCAAATCCCAGCATCGCCGGTGCGGAGAGCAGTGACATCGCAAAGAGGTACGAGACCATCGCGTACAGTTCGGGCGGCATCAGCGTCGCCGTCGTCGCCGGCCCCTCGAGGTTCGGGAGCCAGGCGCCGACACCGAGCGAGACGCCGATACCCCCGGTTACGAGGAAACCCGAGATCAGTACCAGCCCCGTCAGTTCGATCGGCGTATAGTCGCCGAGAACGCCGGTCACCAGCGCGACGATGACGACGAGTGGGAACCCCGGAACGAGCGCCGCGAACGCGTGCCCGCGAAGTACGGATCGGCGGCCGCCCACCGTCGTGAGAATCAGCGGAAGGGCGACCCGCGCGTTCCCGATCGGGTTGAGCGTCGTTCCGAGGCCGACCGCGACGGTCACGTACGTTACGACGAGCACGGGGACGAGTTCGGGGAACACCACCGAAAGCTGGATAACGGCCGGCCAGAGGAGACCGATCGGCAGGAGGACGTAGGTC contains the following coding sequences:
- a CDS encoding aldehyde ferredoxin oxidoreductase family protein, with protein sequence MKNARGPLCSIDVGDRTVDTERIDDVLESFIGGRGVGTKLAHDRIPFDADPFGAENRLYFATGPMQHSTMSFTGRMSATAVSPLTDGLLSSNAGGFLSRNFTATGYGAVEITGESDELLVVHVTDDGVEFEEVPELEGAETTETCEYIADEHGLDAEHTVTIGPGGENLVRFASIMTSRERAFGRGGLGSVLGAKNVKAITFDGESTRDVEIPSMQMDVHREAAQSDHIMKEQGTTSVTEYANMVEALPTHYFSELSFDGVEGISGDAVAEKKYQKGTCSSCAFACKLPTRDEESGLETEGPEYETVMAFGSNSGVDDIVDVMQSNKLCDELGLDTISCGDAVAAYLESEDEFGNVELIHDLVEKIAHREGIGDTLAEGVDRFHDDLGVENWSVKGMEFPAHDGRTLHGQGLSFATSNRGADHMYAEFYPLEYPLVDAEKAFEKEGFDGKPPKVVEKENINAIKDSAVICKFSRDFLSEERFETLLEADYETLLETGGRIVTLERHFNNQRGFDRDDDALPYDLSDFQDALTEYYGERGWNDDGTVPAEQIGNASAGS